From one Danio rerio strain Tuebingen ecotype United States chromosome 19, GRCz12tu, whole genome shotgun sequence genomic stretch:
- the gpd1c gene encoding glycerol-3-phosphate dehydrogenase 1c encodes MPGKKVCIIGSGNWGSAIAKIVGHNVKSSNRFEPLVKMWVYEEMIDGRKLTEIINTEHENVKYLPGHKLPKTVVAVPDVTEAASGADFLIFVIPHQFIVRVCDQMKPHIKPGAIGISLIKGIDEGPDGLTLISDIIRAKLEIEVCVLMGANIASEVADEKFCETTIGATNEASGKLFKELLQTPNFRITVVKESDTVELCGALKNIVAVGAGFCDGLGFGDNTKAAVIRLGLMEMVAFSKLFCKSSVSSATFLESCGVADLITTCYGGRNRRVAEAFARTQKSIVELEAEMLNGQKLQGPQTSAEVYKILHKRNITDKFPLFVSVYQICFEGRQVKDFINCLQNHPEHM; translated from the exons atgCCTGGAAAGAAAGTGTGCATTATTGGCTCTGGAAACTG GGGTTCAGCCATCGCTAAGATCGTGGGCCACAATGTGAAGTCTTCCAACCGCTTCGAGCCGCTGGTGAAGATGTGGGTCTACGAGGAGATGATCGACGGACGCAAACTCACCGAGATCATCAACACCGAACACGAGAACGTCAAATACCTGCCCGGACACAAGCTGCCCAAAACTGTG GTGGCGGTTCCTGACGTGACGGAGGCGGCGAGCGGAGCAGATTTCCTGATCTTCGTCATTCCTCATCAGTTCATCGTCAGAGTGTGTGATCAGATGAAGCCGCACATCAAGCCTGGAGCCATCGGCATCTCTCTCATTAaa ggtaTTGACGAGGGTCCGGACGGCCTGACTCTGATCTCTGACATCATCAGGGCGAAGCTGGAGATCGAGGTGTGTGTTCTGATGGGCGCCAACATCGCCAGCGAGGTGGCCGACGAGAAGTTCTGCGAGACCACCATCG gagCCACTAATGAAGCCAGTGGTAAACTCTTCAAGGAGCTTCTGCAGACGCCAAACTTCCGCATCACTGTGGTGAAGGAAAGCGACACGGTGGAGCTGTGTGGAGCGCTgaag aacATCGTGGCGGTGGGCGCAGGCTTCTGTGACGGTCTGGGTTTCGGGGATAACACTAAAGCCGCAGTGATCCGGCTGGGGCTGATGGAGATGGTGGCGTTCTCCAAACTCTTCTGCAAGAGCAGCGTTTCCTCCGCCACCTTCCTGGAGAGCTGCGGCGTCGCCGACCTCATCACCACATGCTACGGCGGACGCAACCGGCGCGTCGCTGAGGCCTTCGCACGCACGCAGAAG tcgatAGTGGAGCTGGAGGCGGAGATGCTGAACGGACAGAAGCTGCAGGGTCCACAGACATCAGCGGAGGTCTACAAGATCCTGCACAAGAGGAACATCACAGACAA gtttccACTGTTTGTCTCTGTCTATCAGATCTGCTTTGAGGGTCGGCAGGTGAAGGACTTCATCAACTGTCTGCAGAATCACCCAGAACACatgtga